A window of the Microbacterium sp. LWH13-1.2 genome harbors these coding sequences:
- a CDS encoding ROK family transcriptional regulator → MPSQSSPALGTRPHNLSLILRLVHENGAQSRAALTEATGLNRSTIADLVAELVRRGLVDEQVPDLPGRVGRPSPVVTASADVVAIAVNPEVDAIEMAAVGLDRSILVRERLPNEGLPTPEGVAETIRACVDAWRAGPLRAARIEAVGVAVPGLVRTSDGVVRNAPHLEWTDVPFADLVRSATGAPAFVDNDATLGAIAEHRYGAGRGIDDIVYLNGGASGIGGGLIIHGRAVAGAGGYAGEFGQNRPRISADGDRRTGDGVLEAEVSRRLLLDAVGLEAADDETLDSALASSESPSVADEITRQAHVLASALANAVNVLNPTLVVLGGFLATIADLRSEQVAADVGALAMSESVEGLEIRPAALGADRLLIGAAELAFAGLLADPGERA, encoded by the coding sequence ATGCCGTCGCAGTCGAGCCCCGCGTTGGGTACCCGCCCACACAATCTCTCCCTGATCCTGCGGCTCGTGCACGAGAACGGCGCCCAGTCGAGAGCAGCTCTCACCGAGGCGACCGGGCTCAACCGGTCGACGATCGCCGATCTCGTCGCCGAGCTGGTCAGGCGGGGTCTCGTCGATGAGCAGGTTCCCGATCTGCCGGGCCGGGTGGGGCGCCCGTCGCCCGTCGTGACGGCTTCTGCGGACGTCGTCGCGATCGCCGTGAACCCCGAGGTGGATGCGATCGAGATGGCCGCCGTCGGTCTCGACCGGAGCATCCTGGTTCGCGAGCGACTTCCGAACGAGGGGCTGCCGACGCCCGAGGGAGTGGCCGAGACGATCCGGGCGTGCGTCGACGCCTGGCGCGCGGGGCCGCTCCGAGCAGCGCGGATCGAGGCGGTGGGAGTCGCCGTACCGGGCCTGGTGCGGACGTCGGACGGGGTCGTCCGCAACGCCCCTCACCTGGAGTGGACCGATGTGCCGTTCGCCGATCTCGTGCGGTCGGCGACAGGTGCGCCGGCCTTCGTGGACAACGACGCCACCCTCGGGGCGATCGCAGAGCATCGCTACGGAGCAGGTCGGGGGATCGACGACATCGTCTATCTGAACGGCGGCGCCTCCGGAATCGGTGGTGGCCTGATCATCCACGGTCGAGCGGTCGCGGGTGCGGGCGGCTACGCGGGGGAGTTCGGACAGAACCGCCCGCGCATCTCGGCGGACGGCGACCGCCGCACCGGCGACGGCGTCCTCGAGGCCGAGGTGAGCAGGCGGCTGCTGCTCGACGCGGTGGGTCTGGAAGCCGCTGACGACGAGACGCTCGACTCCGCGCTCGCATCGTCGGAGTCGCCGTCGGTGGCCGACGAGATCACGCGACAGGCTCATGTGCTCGCGAGCGCGCTGGCCAACGCCGTCAACGTGCTCAATCCGACCCTCGTCGTGCTGGGAGGGTTCCTCGCGACGATCGCCGATCTGCGCTCAGAGCAGGTCGCCGCAGACGTCGGCGCGCTCGCGATGTCGGAGAGCGTCGAGGGCCTCGAGATCCGCCCGGCCGCCCTCGGTGCCGATCGGCTGCTGATCGGAGCCGCGGAGCTGGCTTTCGCCGGGTTGCTGGCCGATCCGGGGGAGCGAGCCTGA